Proteins encoded within one genomic window of Tabrizicola piscis:
- a CDS encoding zf-TFIIB domain-containing protein has translation MRCPVDNETLVMADRGGVEIDYCPKCRGVWLDRGELDKIIERSLGGSAPVAAAPVAAPPPPPMQRQAAPVYQPEPRSAPQGYRDDDRRRRDDDDDDDYRRGYKKKRKESFLSDIFDF, from the coding sequence ATGCGCTGCCCGGTAGACAATGAAACGCTTGTGATGGCTGATCGCGGCGGGGTCGAAATTGACTATTGCCCCAAGTGCCGGGGCGTCTGGCTTGACCGGGGTGAGCTTGACAAGATCATCGAGCGCTCGCTTGGCGGCAGCGCCCCTGTGGCTGCGGCACCCGTCGCCGCACCGCCGCCGCCGCCCATGCAGCGTCAGGCCGCCCCCGTCTATCAGCCGGAACCCCGCAGCGCACCGCAGGGCTACCGCGATGACGACCGCCGCCGCCGCGATGACGACGACGATGATGACTATCGCCGTGGCTACAAGAAGAAGCGCAAGGAAAGTTTCCTGTCGGACATCTTCGACTTCTGA
- the panB gene encoding 3-methyl-2-oxobutanoate hydroxymethyltransferase has translation MSATSPVRPVLPPDIRARKGGVPLVVLTAYSTPVARLVDAHCDVVLVGDSVGMVIHGLPSTLGVTMEMMILHGRAVVRGAAKAMPVIDMPFGSYEESPEQAFRNASRLMAETGAPSVKLEGGVHMAETIAFLTARGVPVMAHVGLTPQAVNTLGGYKVVGRDAEAAKVMADAKAVEAAGAFSVVLEKVPMGLAGNITKALTIPTIGIGAGKDCDGQVLVVDDMLGLFTDFRPKFVKRYAELGKTADDAIAAYAAEVRSGTFPAEEHSFPDALPPSKAVKS, from the coding sequence ATGAGTGCGACCTCGCCCGTGCGCCCGGTGCTGCCGCCAGATATCCGTGCCCGCAAGGGGGGCGTGCCGCTGGTGGTGCTGACCGCCTATTCCACGCCCGTGGCCCGGCTGGTTGATGCGCATTGCGATGTGGTGCTGGTCGGGGATTCGGTGGGGATGGTGATCCATGGCCTGCCATCAACGCTGGGCGTGACGATGGAGATGATGATCCTGCATGGCCGCGCCGTGGTGCGCGGGGCGGCCAAGGCGATGCCGGTGATCGACATGCCCTTCGGCAGCTATGAGGAATCGCCAGAACAGGCCTTTCGCAACGCCAGCCGCCTGATGGCGGAAACCGGCGCCCCGTCGGTCAAGCTTGAGGGCGGGGTGCATATGGCGGAGACGATTGCCTTTCTGACGGCGCGGGGCGTGCCGGTGATGGCGCATGTCGGGCTGACGCCGCAGGCGGTGAACACGCTGGGTGGCTACAAGGTGGTGGGCCGGGATGCCGAGGCCGCCAAGGTGATGGCCGACGCCAAGGCGGTGGAGGCGGCAGGGGCGTTTTCGGTGGTGCTGGAAAAGGTGCCGATGGGGCTTGCCGGCAACATCACCAAGGCGCTGACGATCCCGACCATCGGGATCGGCGCGGGCAAGGATTGTGACGGGCAAGTGCTGGTGGTCGATGACATGCTGGGGCTGTTCACCGACTTTCGCCCCAAGTTCGTCAAGCGCTATGCCGAATTGGGCAAGACCGCGGATGATGCGATTGCCGCCTATGCCGCCGAGGTGCGGTCGGGCACGTTCCCGGCGGAGGAGCATTCCTTTCCCGACGCCCTGCCCCCATCCAAAGCGGTGAAATCTTGA
- a CDS encoding aminopeptidase P family protein — translation MNRPEMYRFHNGEKATLPFAAEEYADRLDGLREIMAMHDLDAVVLTSMHNVAYYSGFLYCTFGRPYACVVTKTECVTISAGIDAGQPWRRSIGDNITYTDWTRDNFWRAVASVTGTGKAVGCEADHLTMDRAEKFNTFLKPKRGVDVAPATMHQRMTKSPAEIALIKHGANVADVGGYAIREAIKVGATELEVSIAGRDAMEREIAKRFPDAEYRDTWVWFQSGLNTDGAHNPVTNRKLQHGDILSLNCFPMISGYYTALERTLFVGEVDDASMKVWQTNIDSHEFGMKLLRPGASCAEITMKINAFLAERQMLQYRTFGYGHSFGILSHYYGREAALELREDIDTVLEPGMVISMEPMLTIPEGMPGAGGYREHDIFVVTEDEPEDITHYPYGPAFNVVG, via the coding sequence CTGAACCGACCCGAGATGTACCGTTTCCACAACGGCGAGAAGGCCACCCTGCCCTTTGCCGCCGAGGAATATGCCGACCGGCTGGACGGCCTGCGCGAGATCATGGCGATGCATGATCTGGATGCGGTGGTGCTGACATCCATGCACAACGTCGCCTATTATTCGGGGTTCCTGTACTGCACCTTCGGGCGTCCCTACGCTTGCGTCGTGACCAAGACGGAGTGTGTGACGATCTCTGCGGGCATTGACGCGGGCCAGCCCTGGCGGCGCAGCATTGGCGACAACATCACCTATACCGACTGGACGCGTGACAATTTCTGGCGCGCGGTGGCGTCTGTGACCGGGACGGGCAAGGCGGTGGGCTGTGAGGCCGACCATCTGACGATGGACCGGGCCGAGAAGTTCAACACCTTCCTCAAGCCCAAGCGCGGGGTGGATGTGGCCCCGGCCACGATGCACCAACGGATGACGAAATCCCCCGCCGAGATTGCGCTGATCAAGCATGGGGCGAATGTGGCCGACGTCGGCGGCTATGCGATCCGCGAGGCGATCAAGGTGGGTGCGACGGAACTTGAGGTGTCCATCGCCGGGCGGGACGCGATGGAGCGCGAGATTGCCAAGCGCTTCCCGGATGCCGAGTATCGCGATACCTGGGTGTGGTTCCAGTCCGGCCTGAACACCGATGGCGCGCATAACCCGGTGACGAACCGCAAGCTGCAGCATGGGGATATCCTGAGCCTCAACTGCTTTCCGATGATTTCCGGCTATTACACCGCGCTGGAGCGGACGCTGTTTGTCGGAGAGGTGGACGATGCCAGCATGAAGGTCTGGCAGACCAACATCGACAGCCATGAATTCGGGATGAAGCTGCTGCGGCCGGGGGCGTCCTGCGCCGAGATCACCATGAAGATCAACGCCTTCCTGGCGGAGCGGCAGATGCTGCAGTACCGGACCTTCGGCTATGGCCACAGCTTCGGCATCCTGTCGCACTACTATGGCCGCGAGGCGGCGCTGGAGCTGCGCGAGGATATCGACACGGTGCTGGAACCCGGGATGGTGATCAGCATGGAGCCGATGCTGACGATCCCCGAGGGGATGCCGGGGGCGGGGGGATATCGGGAGCATGACATCTTCGTCGTGACCGAAGATGAGCCGGAGGATATCACGCATTACCCCTATGGGCCTGCGTTCAACGTGGTGGGATAG
- a CDS encoding cupin domain-containing protein yields MQLLQRVTRDGTPPEVTRPDPAKVLKGDPVHSTWNLEDAGGLYAGLWQSTPGAWRVSYAEWEYVYIHSGHSVLTGTDGSVTHLRAGDSYIIRPGFEGVWEVIETTLKDYVIRS; encoded by the coding sequence ATGCAGCTGTTGCAACGCGTCACCCGTGACGGAACCCCGCCCGAAGTTACCCGCCCCGATCCCGCGAAGGTCTTGAAGGGTGACCCCGTCCACAGCACCTGGAATCTTGAGGATGCGGGCGGCCTTTACGCCGGCCTTTGGCAATCCACCCCCGGTGCCTGGCGCGTGTCCTATGCCGAATGGGAATATGTCTACATCCACTCCGGCCATTCGGTCCTGACGGGCACAGATGGCAGTGTCACCCACCTGCGGGCGGGGGACAGCTACATCATCCGCCCCGGCTTTGAAGGCGTGTGGGAGGTGATCGAAACCACCCTGAAAGACTACGTCATCCGTTCGTAG
- a CDS encoding GlsB/YeaQ/YmgE family stress response membrane protein, producing MGIEALIITLIIGAVAGWLAGQIVKGYGYGLLGNIIVGIVGAFVASLLLPSLGISLGGGILGAIIAATIGAVILLFLIRLIKRA from the coding sequence ATGGGCATTGAAGCACTTATCATCACGCTGATCATCGGCGCGGTCGCAGGCTGGCTGGCTGGCCAGATCGTCAAGGGCTACGGCTACGGCCTGCTTGGCAACATCATCGTCGGCATCGTCGGTGCCTTTGTCGCAAGCCTGCTTTTGCCCAGCCTTGGCATCAGCCTTGGCGGCGGCATCCTTGGCGCGATCATCGCAGCCACGATCGGCGCCGTGATCCTTCTGTTCCTGATCCGCCTGATCAAACGCGCCTGA
- the panC gene encoding pantoate--beta-alanine ligase produces the protein MTPILRTVADLRALARGWRAAGEVIGVVPTMGALHDGHLSLARRARAECDRVITTIFVNPKQFNNPEDLKKYPRSEEADAALLATVPVDAIFAPPVEEVYPEGFITNVTMQGVAQPLEGYMRPGHFDGVATVVTKLFGMTLADKGYFGQKDWQQLQVVLRLVRDLNVPVEVVGCETIRETDGLAMSSRNVRLTTEGRAKAPILYAAITAAATDIRAGHADRMAIREAAETMRKAGFERVEYIELRDAETLMPSDDPRRPRRMLAAAWIDGVRLIDNIPV, from the coding sequence TTGACGCCGATCCTGCGGACCGTTGCCGATCTGCGCGCTCTGGCCCGCGGCTGGCGGGCAGCGGGCGAGGTGATCGGCGTGGTCCCGACGATGGGGGCGCTGCACGACGGGCATCTGTCGCTGGCCCGCCGGGCGCGCGCGGAATGTGACCGGGTGATCACCACGATCTTCGTGAACCCCAAGCAGTTCAACAACCCGGAAGACCTGAAGAAATATCCCCGCAGCGAGGAAGCGGATGCCGCCTTGCTTGCGACAGTCCCGGTCGATGCGATCTTCGCGCCGCCGGTGGAGGAGGTCTATCCTGAAGGCTTCATCACCAACGTCACGATGCAGGGCGTGGCGCAACCTTTGGAAGGCTACATGCGGCCGGGCCATTTTGACGGCGTGGCGACGGTTGTGACCAAGTTGTTTGGCATGACCCTGGCCGACAAGGGTTACTTCGGCCAGAAGGACTGGCAGCAGTTGCAGGTCGTCCTGCGTCTGGTGCGCGACCTGAACGTCCCGGTCGAGGTTGTGGGCTGCGAAACGATCCGCGAGACGGACGGGCTGGCGATGAGCTCCCGCAACGTGCGGCTGACCACCGAGGGCCGCGCCAAGGCGCCGATCCTTTACGCGGCGATCACGGCGGCGGCGACAGATATTCGCGCAGGCCACGCCGACCGCATGGCCATCCGCGAGGCGGCCGAAACCATGCGCAAGGCGGGGTTCGAGCGGGTGGAATACATCGAGTTGCGCGATGCCGAGACGCTGATGCCCTCGGACGACCCCCGCCGCCCGCGCCGGATGCTCGCCGCCGCCTGGATCGACGGTGTGCGGCTGATCGACAACATCCCGGTGTGA